Proteins encoded together in one Psychrobacter sp. 28M-43 window:
- a CDS encoding phosphoribosylanthranilate isomerase: protein MHVKFCGFTQLNDIQTAAQLGADAVGLVFYPPSPRAVTIEQAQTLSAAVPAFVSVVALVVNMPKDELIKLANNVSFDIIQFHGDETPEQCQQLAGVINKRWIKALRINTEQDSLDSVRAQINQFATAGASSILLDAYHQHKYGGTGARFDWSLIPHDSALPIVLAGGLDADNVAATLDLPIYGVDVSGGIEVDKGKKDAAKMRAFMKAVKRDRWQNATVTGVI from the coding sequence ATGCACGTTAAGTTTTGCGGGTTTACTCAGCTTAATGATATACAGACTGCTGCACAGTTAGGTGCAGATGCAGTGGGTTTGGTGTTTTATCCACCAAGTCCACGTGCAGTCACGATAGAGCAGGCGCAAACTCTGAGTGCTGCCGTACCTGCTTTTGTCAGCGTGGTGGCACTGGTAGTCAATATGCCCAAAGATGAGCTGATCAAATTAGCAAACAACGTCTCTTTTGATATTATTCAGTTCCACGGTGATGAAACGCCTGAGCAGTGCCAACAGCTGGCAGGCGTGATCAATAAACGCTGGATCAAAGCATTGCGTATCAATACAGAGCAAGACAGTCTCGATAGCGTTCGCGCCCAAATTAATCAATTTGCGACCGCAGGTGCCAGTAGTATTTTACTGGATGCTTATCATCAGCATAAGTATGGCGGTACAGGCGCACGTTTTGATTGGAGTCTCATTCCACATGACAGCGCACTACCAATCGTTCTGGCTGGCGGGCTCGATGCCGACAATGTTGCCGCTACATTAGATTTACCTATTTATGGCGTCGATGTGAGCGGTGGTATCGAGGTTGATAAAGGTAAAAAAGACGCTGCCAAAATGCGTGCCTTTATGAAAGCGGTCAAACGCGATCGATGGCAAAACGCTACGGTCACTGGCGTCATCTAA